From Cucumis melo cultivar AY chromosome 1, USDA_Cmelo_AY_1.0, whole genome shotgun sequence, a single genomic window includes:
- the LOC127148319 gene encoding uncharacterized protein LOC127148319 — MSATLNMLAADKLNGNNYASWKNTINTMLIIDDLRFVLVEECPQVPAANATRTVREPYERWAKENEKAQAYILASLSEVLAKKHESMLTAREIMDSLQEMFGQASYQIKHDALKYIYNARMNEGASVREHVLNMMVHFNVTEMNGAVIDEASQVSFILESLPESFLQFRSNAVMNKIAYTLTTLLNELQTFESDENQGIEEIGKCCYFYKKVP; from the coding sequence ATGAGTGCTACTTTGAATATGCTGGCTGCTGATAAACTTAATGGCAATAATTATGCATCTTGGAAAAATACTATCAACACTATGCTAATCATCGATGACCTTAGATTTGTCCTAGTTGAGGAGTGTCCTCAAGTCCCAGCTGCTAATGCAACTCGAACTGTTCGAGAACCATATGAGCGTTGGGCCAAGGAAAATGAAAAAGCCCAAGCATACATCTTGGCAAGCTTATCTGAAGTATTGgccaagaaacatgaatcaatgCTCACTGCTCGTGAGATTATGGACTCCTTGCAGGAGATGTTTGGTCAGGCCTCTTATCAGATCAAGCATGATGCTCTGAAATACATTTATAATGCCCGTATGAATGAGGGAGCCTCAGTgcgagaacatgttctcaataTGATGGTTCATTTCAACGTGACAGAAATGAATGGGGCTGTCATCGATGAAGCCAgtcaggttagctttattttggAATCTCTGCCAGAGAGTTTCCTACAATTTAGAAGCAAtgctgttatgaataagattgctTATACCCTTACCACCCTTCTCAACGAGCTACAGACTTTTGAGTCTGATGAAAATCAAGGGATAGAAGAGATaggcaaatgttgctacttctACAAGAAAGTTCCATAG